DNA from Bombus vancouverensis nearcticus chromosome 14, iyBomVanc1_principal, whole genome shotgun sequence:
tcgaaaaatgtTTATGTATACACAGAAAATAAGTGTCATATTTGTAATACGCAAAAACTAATCTTGTGTAACATACGTTTTCATCGATAACGTTCGCCGGTCTAAAATTCATGTAAATTTTTTAGCCGTCCAAGAACTCGACTTTCGATGGAATAAAAGGTGAGCTTATATAGAACGTTAATTTGTCTATCCACGCGCACTCGTCCTATATTACGCAGTACCAGGCTATTGGCCGTTCGTGTGATTCGAATACAAGTActcgtaacgtaatatgtgaaaTACAGTAGTGTGTAACTCGTCTAGTCCATGGGTATATACACACTTGCAGACATGATGTATATATCGTATCGTCATCATGAGAGAAGTGAAGTGAGGTAGAGGCCACCCACTCTTTCCCACAGCAGGTTTTTCCCACGCCCCCCAGGGTAACCCCAACATCCTTTTGCGGCAGCAATTCCACGGTATCTATGGAGTAGAGGGGAGCAGCTCACGTCAGGTGGGGAACAAGAGGGGAAACTGGAGGCGCTTGGGTCGACCAGGCCATTGTACAACAGTAAAACAATAGAATCAGCAGCTCAGTAACGTAACTATTCAAACCCCTAAAAATTCTTACGCTTTCATACCGATTTTATAAGTATTAACGTGTGTGACCGTTATCAATATTTCTTACACaacttaaaaattatataatacttCCTATTCgaagatataacgtataattttataaaatattttggtaAATTGTAATAGAACGGTATATCTAATTGtgtctttttctttcgttattcggTACTTCTTTGAAAATTTCCATCTTAAAGATTTTCGGTTTATACTCGGTATTAGACgataaaagaagaaggaaatgattgaaatatttatacgaaTGGCAGTGATCGGTTTTATATCGAGAGGTTCATGGATCCCTCTATAAATACGTACCTGTTAGAGCCACTTACGCGGGTAGTAATAACTCTACGTTGTCGTTTCGAACTTAGTTACTCGGCGAACACCGTCCGGGTAGGTTGTATATTTTCTAGTAAAATTGTCGAGATATGTGTTTATCAGTCGCTATTAGCCTGAAAGTGACAAGACTGCAGAAAACCTAACTATAAGAAGGAAACCACAGAACGTATTCAAACAGTGTTTCGAAACAGTATGTTTGTATTTTGGATTTAAAGTGGCGCGCGCGCGGCTAAATCATTTCTAAGGGTTGGTAAGACTGTTCGGAAAATTCGGAAAGTGAACAGGTGTTTTTTGAATGGATTAGGGAGAATAGGTGACGAGGACGCAAAAGGATTTGCGAATGTTGAAGAATCAAGGAACAGTGTGACATTTGTGAATAACCGATCATTTTAAAAAATGCACTGGGATTTATGTTTCCATTGAACATATTACGAAAAATGAGGTGAGCCCCCAAAACGTAACCTGTTTTTGTTCGGTGTAATCTTTGCATCAAGAAGGTAAATAGAAGATATTTTTAGTAGTTTAATAAATCTTTATTAAAACAACTGTACAAGCTTGTTACTTTCAACATTTATCAATCTATCTATGAAATTAAAACAATCTACAATGTTCAGTTTCTATTATTATGGAATGTAAATTCTTCATATTCAGAAAGTATCTTTTAGCAAgaatatctttttcttcttataacgttatatataattttatatctataaacGTTACAACACGCATAAAGTTTAGATCAGTTTGTTATTTATGTGCTAATATAAGTTCTGTTATTACAATGTACTGCAATACATAAAGTTTAGTTCGTTGATTTCACGCAGAAGAATGTGTTTGTAATTCTATTCATGATGCATTTAATTAAGAGTTGTGAGTATATGTAGCTTGTGTCAGACAATTGGTATCACAAATTTTATTAGGAAATACAAGCTTTTTGCTTTTCctagaatattattttgttgGTTCTTTGTAAAATGCACAGTAATATGTAACATGGATGAGCAATATTGTACTTTGTAACCGATACTGTGTTTGAAAATTAAGAAGATTTAGAGAAGTTACCTTAGCATATGTAAAATTAATCAGAGAACATCTTTATACTTACAAGTACATGGATATGATTGTATAGACACGACGAACAAGGGTGATTTAATTCATGCAGGAAAAATGAGCTCAGCTTGGTTCCCacagtatatatgtacatttccTCTTTCCTGTACTAAGACTAGCAATTCTTAGGAGCTCGTTTAAAGAAAGATACCTTACGTTAATTATATCTTGCATCGAGAAAAACAAAAATCTTTCCCACACTTTAGTTTTACACGAATAGAATCCTATGCATCTATGTCTATTCAAAGATATATAGTTAGAAAGACAACTGTTTTTTACAATTAGGGTAATACGTATAGATTTGGATGTCTGCAATAAGAAATTATGATcctatttatgtatatttatttcaatttgattTAATGATATATTTGTGTCTCTCTAATATCTACTTGACAagagaatatttgaaaaaataagaaCGATATTGAGTGTGAAAAACAATATTGGTTATAATTGGCCATGATGAAATGTATTTCAGGTAAAGAGGCAGTGGCAATTATGACATGCATAGATGACAAGGATAGTCTGCAGCAACCTAACAACTCTGTTGTATAGTCGAGAGAATCGAAGCGAAGATTAAATATGCCACACCAGTTTGGTTTGCCGACGATGGCACATGGAATGCAATCTCCTCCTTCACCGACTTCGGTCATGTCGGTTTACCCCCGATTTGGATCCGGTGTCTATAGACCGGATCATCAAGATCAAAGGTTGACACGCGAAGCAATGGAACGTTATTTGCGCGATAGAAGCGACATGGTTATTGTAATTCTTCATGCAAAGGTTGCGCAAAAGTCGTACGGCAACGAAAAAAGATTCTTCTGTCCTCCACCGTGTATTTATTTGTTCGGTGATGGGTGGAGAATGCGGCAAGAGCAGATGCTTCGCGAAGGAGAGAGCGAGCAGTCTGCTCAGCTTTGCGCATTTATCGGGATCGGGAATTCCGATCAAGACATGCAACAACTAGATTTGAACAATGGTAAACAGTATTGCGCGGCAAAGACACTTTATATTTCGGATTCGGATAAGAGGAAGCACTTTATGCTCTCGGTGAAAATGTTTTACGGTAGCGGACACGATATCGGTGTGTTTCATAGTAAAAGAATCAAAGTGATCTCGAAGCCGTCGAAGAAGAAACAATCGTTGAAAAACGCCGACTTGTGTATAGCGAGCGGAACAAAAGTTGCGCTGTTTAATCGGTTACGATCTCAAACGGTTAGCACGCGTTATCTTCACGTGGAAAACGGAAATTTTCATGCCAGTTCGACGCAGTGGGGTGCGTTCACCATACACCTGTTGGACGATAATGAGAGCGAATCGGAAGAGTTTCAGGTTCGAGACGGCTACGTACATTACGGCAGTACAGTGAAATTGGTATGTTCGGTAACAGGAATGGCTCTTCCACGTTTAGTAATTCGGAAAGTGGACAAGCAAATGGCCAGTCTAGAGGCGGACGATCCAGTTTCGCAACTGCATAAATGCGCTTTCTATATGAAAGACACGGACCACATGTACCTCTGTTTATCTCAAGAACGTATTATCCAATTTCAAGCTACTCCTTGTCCAAAGGAGGCAAATAAAGAAATGATAAACGACGGTGCCTGTTGGACGATAATCAGCACCGATAAGGCAGAGTATCAATTCTTCGAAGGCATGGGCCCGGTTAGATCGCCGGTAACACCGGTACCGTTGGTCCATAGCTTGCACTTGAACGGTGGCGGGGACGTGGCAATGCTCGAATTGACGGGAGATAATTTTACGCCTAATCTTCAGGTATGGTTCGGTGACGTGGAAGCGGAAACTATGTATAGATGTCAGGAAAGTATGCTTTGCGTGGTACCAGATATATCGCAATTTAGGGGTGAATGGCTCTGGGTGCGGCAACCGACTCAGGTGCCTGTCTCGTTGGTTCGCAACGATGGTATCATTTACGCGACCGGTCTGACGTTTACCTACACTCCAGAACCTGGTCCTCGGCCTCACTGTCCGCCAGCGGACGAAATTATGAGAGCCCCACGCGGCATGCACAATCAACCGAACATGCCACCGGCGATCGCGGACGTACCTTGGAACACCCATCAACCCCCTCAATCGGGTCTCTGATGTTTCCTAGACAATTACAGTGCGCATCACCAAAGTTTACGAGTCAGTGAGACGAACGCTGTTGTTTCCGTTCATTCTTCGAACGATATTCCAGTTGTTTCTATCGATAACAACGAGCCAATCGGCGACGATGTTAACTCAGTGACTACCTACGCAGCGAAAGACCTATTGCTCCGAGTCGACAGTGCGGCAACAAGTTTAGACAATACAAAAAGCAGCACGTAGCAACCATTTCGTTGCATTGCGTTGCGTTGCGT
Protein-coding regions in this window:
- the Su(H) gene encoding recombining binding protein suppressor of hairless, with the translated sequence MPHQFGLPTMAHGMQSPPSPTSVMSVYPRFGSGVYRPDHQDQRLTREAMERYLRDRSDMVIVILHAKVAQKSYGNEKRFFCPPPCIYLFGDGWRMRQEQMLREGESEQSAQLCAFIGIGNSDQDMQQLDLNNGKQYCAAKTLYISDSDKRKHFMLSVKMFYGSGHDIGVFHSKRIKVISKPSKKKQSLKNADLCIASGTKVALFNRLRSQTVSTRYLHVENGNFHASSTQWGAFTIHLLDDNESESEEFQVRDGYVHYGSTVKLVCSVTGMALPRLVIRKVDKQMASLEADDPVSQLHKCAFYMKDTDHMYLCLSQERIIQFQATPCPKEANKEMINDGACWTIISTDKAEYQFFEGMGPVRSPVTPVPLVHSLHLNGGGDVAMLELTGDNFTPNLQVWFGDVEAETMYRCQESMLCVVPDISQFRGEWLWVRQPTQVPVSLVRNDGIIYATGLTFTYTPEPGPRPHCPPADEIMRAPRGMHNQPNMPPAIADVPWNTHQPPQSGL